TGGTAGCTGTCTGTGTTCTCTTGTATGACAGTAACTCAAAAGAACCACCAGGTAATCCCAGCTAACAAAGTTTCTCAGGGAATGAGGAGAGAGCACTGTACTGATCACAGGATGTGCAGAGGACAGATCAGCAGGGACAACTGAACTATATTTACATGTTGTCCTGTTAGCTCAAGAGTCCCCTGTCATGGAGTTCAGGAAGCTTATGGAATGTCTTTGTAACTACAAATTTGAGTTCAACCAACCATGGCTGTGTCATCCCATCACAGTGTCCTGTAGGAAAATTCCTTACACCTACCTCAGCATGACTGATCTTTAATTTCAGGTCCTTAGATTTACATTCCAGGAATGTCACGTTCTTGGATTCAGTCTCAGCCAtggccttttctgcttcctgaGATTcgtttaattttttaatatctcttaaaaaaataatattaaaaaaaccctgttacAAAGATAAATCAGTATACAAATACTGTTACTTATCTGTGCTCAATCTAAACTCTGAAATACAACCAATATAAGAAgcaagaaaatggagaaaaccTCATATTTGCCTGTGAGATTTTCCAGTGGAAACATATACAGCTGTTACCTCCAGAATCCCACAGGCCAGAGAAAATAGTGGCAAAGGGGAAGCCACACGCCTAAAAACAAAGGGTAATAATACTGTGCGTAATTCCCTAACTCACTTACAAACCTGTTACATGAGTCAAACCTCAGATCAAGAGGAGGCAAACCTGCACAAAGAACACAGGAATCTCTTCTACAAGCCAAATTACCACCCCAGACCAAAGAAACACTCCATAAATAATTAGACTGGAagggagctgtggagagcaTCTGGGCCAACCCCCACTCAAGGCTGGGGTTGatcctgctgtccctggaaAAGCACTTCAGATTACATCCCCCAGGGAATGGGCTTGATATTCTTTTTAGAGTTATTACTATTATGTCTTCCACACACTGGTTAAGAGAACTACTCACCTGggaataatttttgttttgcctcGCTCAGTCTGACTACAGAGCACATGCTAAATGTGCTAAGAAAATGAGATTTGTCTTCAGCCTCAGACAAAAGCAACTGGTGGAAGCTGCAAACTTGTATCTGGAAACTGCTTGTAGATCACTGTTAGTTTAAAATAATGGGTTTGATGCTTTCCCAGATCTCTTTTGATTACTGAAAGTATCCATAACACATGGGTTTTGATAGACACTTCCAAATTCTTTGAACTGGAGATGTGGCAAACCCCTAAAAATTCAGTTATCCTTGTTAGTTACCACAACTACTGTTGCCCAAGACAAACATCACCAGTGTTACTTTtatctttccctcttcctcatcTGTTACTCACTCCTGTAACTGCTTTTCCAGCGTCATTGCTAAAGTTAGCTTTTTTGTGAGAGTCGTCAATTTCCGttccatttcttcattttttgaTTTCGTTTTATACAGTTCTGAGCTCATGTGATTGATGGCACTGTAGAAGCTGGTGAAGAGAGAATCAGTGTAAATGCTTAGAAGTCAGCCTTCTGAAAGTCAGAGTTATTATTCTTCTCTCCACACTTTACACAAATTACTTAGTTTCCTCCTGATGTTATGGCaagtgtaaattaaaataagacaCTAAGGGAATTTGCTTTCCATAACTAACACAGATTTCCACATGGAAGGGAAAACAGCCCAGCAACCTGAGTAAGTGAACAACAACTGGCACTCTGGGGAATAAAACCACTGGGTTTGAAACCATCAAGTGCTCCACTCCTGGCTTGCCTTACTGCCTTTGACAGAAACTGTATTCAGCCCCTGAAAATGCATGGACACAAGATGCGCCCAGCATCATTGTAgtctcttcctcttcccaagTGGCCCAAAGTTTTTCCCTCACCAGCTCAGAAAGAGAGCTGTAAGAGCCAAGATCCTAAATACCACAGAAAAATTGGATTCCAAGGCAGATTTTGCACCTTCTTTAGTGCAAGGGCTGCAGTGTCATAGTCCAAAGCCATGCTAGGGAGAGAGACCCAAGGAGACCAGACCAACAGATGCCATTTCTCCACGGCAGAGGCAATCTCTTTGTATGATTGAGACCAGATGAGACAGACAAGGAtgaggagctgaggctggaagaCCAGTCACAGTTCCTCAGTCTTTGCCTAAGTAAAGTGTGAAACTGCTGAAGCTTGGGACACCTGGCCCAACAGTCCAactggcagcagcctgcagccacTGAACACAAAAGtatgaggaaaaggagagatttaaCTACATTCCAggcccttcctgtgctgggataACCTAGAGCCAGCACTTTGTGTTTAGCTCCCATGCACTCCAAAGCTGCCCAAGAGGTGAAAAATAAGCCTGACAAATAAGATTCCTAGTGTCAGGTTTGAAGCTACTGATGtgaaacaacaaacaaacaaacaaacaaacacagagaaaaacagcacagaCCATCACCATGAATGCAGAGCGTGAAGTATTACCTGGTAAGAGATGTGTCCTCCACTTTGAGTTCCACTGCACTTTCTACCAGATCATTGAGATCTGTGGTGGCTTCTTCGGACAGAGTGTCTACAGAAAGACCCAGGCTTTCTCCAAGAACATCCTGCCAGTACTCAGCTGGAATATATATACAACCCAAagcagttattttttaaaatataaatgttctTCTATGGAGCTCTCCAAACCTCGAATCCAATCCCACACCCGGAACTTGGCTTCCTGCCTGTTTCTGGGGGGGAAAGACACTTTTAAAAAGGGCTTAAACATGCCAAACTGCTGCCACATCTCCATTGGTCAAATGAACTCAGTGTATAAAGGGAGAAAGCACCGCTCCACTCCCTCCCTGACCAGTCTGACTGACATTAGACAAATAAGAGCTCATCCTCATGCTACAGCAATGAGCACATGCAGGTCATCTCCCCATAAAGCTCAATCTGAGCCTTCTTCATGGCAGACCCAGGAAATCTGTCTCCatcattttttgtttggtggcAAGGCACTTGAaggaacaaaaaccaaacacattttcttACAAAAACATCTTCAATGTGTACTATGCCAGCCTTtacacagaaaagtaaaattccTTCCTGAGAAAAGCCTTTTAAGGGACAGTCCTTTATTATGTGTGCTAAAAGCATACTATCATCTCCTAAACCACTCATTTGctcaaaaaaccctaaataaattaaaaaatagtcaCTCtaggcagctccagcacaacTTTATCATCTCAGTGCTGTTTCAGACTCCTTCACGGCTTTCCTTAACAGTGGCTAAGCACCAGCTCATACTCTTGAATGAGCAGCAGGGACACTTCCCTGTCGAGGCAATATTTCCATGCTGTGCTATCAAGCCTAGCAGACTAGGAGGTTTTAGCAATTAACCTGCTTGTCCACATTTGTGGCCCACTCAAGATAGCTTAAAAAATTGTTCTTGACCAATCTTATACCACTCTAAATTTAGCTGAAAGGAAGGTGTGTGATGCATTGTAGTAAAAACtgcatcaaaaaaaccccctgagTCTGTTTcaattacatatatttatacatgTTCCTAAGTTTTTAACAAATACAATCTTCATGATCAATAAGAAAAGCCTGACTCTGATGGAAGTGAGAAAAGGAGCTTCAAACTTACTTTCTGCTTCATACTTGGTTGCCCTGTCCTTCATGTCCTCTATCAGCAACATTACATCCTTGTCTCTCTCTTCATTGCACTCCATAACTTCATGCAAAATATCCACTGTCCTTTCATTCACCTCATACTCTGGAATAGGAACATCCCCATATATTTTCTTCAGCCATAAAGTAACCTTCCAGAGAAGGGAGACAAAAGAACAAGCAATCAtgcaaaatgacagaaaatagtTGATagacatgaaaaatataaaccacTGCAAATTCTGTATTCCTGAAGAGTAACTCCTACATCAGCCCAAGAGGCATTGAATGGAAAAGGGGATAAAAATCCCTTTCCTTCTTTAAATGCTCTCTGTGGTCTAGAAGA
The genomic region above belongs to Sylvia atricapilla isolate bSylAtr1 chromosome Z, bSylAtr1.pri, whole genome shotgun sequence and contains:
- the HAUS1 gene encoding HAUS augmin-like complex subunit 1: MAHGQGHGKRYGPELRQGQGQGQEYQKKQGQCNPRTAGPCGAAHSRQAPGGMAAAAAAAEEAVAAAEEEEEEEDEAAEEEEDEAAEEDAAAAEEAVPAAGNLFEKKLIRVTLWLKKIYGDVPIPEYEVNERTVDILHEVMECNEERDKDVMLLIEDMKDRATKYEAETEYWQDVLGESLGLSVDTLSEEATTDLNDLVESAVELKVEDTSLTSFYSAINHMSSELYKTKSKNEEMERKLTTLTKKLTLAMTLEKQLQEDIKKLNESQEAEKAMAETESKNVTFLECKSKDLKLKISHAEDELIAMGLDQSLVHEELVKSSEEVAALLKEIEPLKKELASYHDLPLSIPLAQVKVEEARKELKALDEELTGEIEALPFELI